From a single Aspergillus puulaauensis MK2 DNA, chromosome 2, nearly complete sequence genomic region:
- a CDS encoding uncharacterized protein (InterPro:IPR016163;~go_function: GO:0016491 - oxidoreductase activity [Evidence IEA];~go_function: GO:0016620 - oxidoreductase activity, acting on the aldehyde or oxo group of donors, NAD or NADP as acceptor [Evidence IEA];~go_process: GO:0055114 - oxidation-reduction process [Evidence IEA]), which yields MISFQKFNSVTHRQQFNIKFEVPFKLEDPTYEMFECLLLGKTKELNIGHGAVEYITVRPLIMPGIVKVEPHVQDAVPTVDVLHSEVPSLVEMAVITSTYSPTIIAEANENMLISREETFGGIEKSGYETNHHQVCDFDY from the exons ATGATCAGCTTTCAAAAGTTCAACTCAGTGACTCACCGACAACAATTCAACATTAAGTTTGAAGTCCCATTCAAG CTGGAAGATCCAACTTATGAGATGTTCGAGTGCTTGCTCCTGGGGAAGACTAAAGAGCTGAATATTGGGCATGGAGCTGTCGAGTACATAACTGTTAGACCGCTAATCATGCCTGGAATCGTAAAGGTTGAGCCCCATGTGCAGGATGCAGTTCCCACGGTGGACGTCTTGCACTCGGAGGTACCCAGTCTGGTGGAAATGGCGGTGATTACTTCCACGTATTCACCTACTATCATTGCCGAAGCAAATGAGAACATGCTCATTTCTCGCGAGGAGACGTTCGGCGGAATCGAGAAGTCAGGATATGAAACGAATCATCACCAAGTCTGCGACTTTGACTATTGA
- a CDS encoding uncharacterized protein (COG:C;~EggNog:ENOG410PFQU;~InterPro:IPR027477,IPR036188,IPR003953;~PFAM:PF00890) codes for MTSQSYDLIVVGSGFAGCMTALNFLETCERLNKPGRVALVEAGKKGERCGASRWTGAFLRLDQDYNFDEDWIQEMTHVSNGQADLEYCRKLGREAKASVEFVENHGVKFVKHEEKNVLLEFKTNQYFVMPEGGGWAIIQALIKHIERFDNCDIHWETEGRTLLTDHQGRINGLRARRLSTGLLESLYAPDVMLASGGFEGNREMLAKYVGPKTHELHLIAPGLKYNQGQGLNMALEVGADTAGSFSGTHSELVDTRATKPDAVIWGHNYGIVVNGDCERFYDEGKRHLFATFEMIALELWRDHNNKGFFITDAITMDRFRPGWVYESTDQEPIKANTVAELAEKLGVEEAKLSKTITEYNSACNDKPLDLMKLDQKATTGLKVNKSNWANPLNNPPFYAFPVTAQLTFTYGGVKVNTDSQVLMPNGGPIPGLWATGELTGLFYNEYPPATSVLRSLTFGRLAGTAIANKL; via the exons ATGACTTCTCAATCCTATGACCTGATCGTAGTCGGCTCCGGCTTTGCGGGCTGCATGACCGCGCTGAACTTCCTGGAGACATGCGAGCGCCTGAACAAGCCCGGGAGAGTTGCTCTTGTTGAAGCAGGCAAGAAGGGCGAACGTTGTGGTGCATCTCGCTGGACGGGTGCTTTTCTCCGCTTGGATCAGGACTACAACTTCGACGAAGACTGGATCCAGGAAATGACCCATGTTAGCAACGGGCAGGCGGATTTGGAATACTGTCGCAAGTTGGGCCGCGAGGCGAAGGCCTCTGTCGAGTTTGTCGAGAACCACGGGGTCAAATTTGTGAAGCatgaggagaagaat GTCCTCCTCGAATTCAAAACGAATCAGTACTTTGTCATGCCTGAGGGCGGCGGCTGGGCAatcatccaagccctaattAAACACATCGAACGCTTCGACAACTGCGATATCCACTGGGAGACCGAGGGTCGGACTCTTCTAACAGACCACCAAGGTCGCATCAACGGCCTGCGTGCTCGGCGCTTGTCTACAGGTCTCCTAGAGAGTCTCTACGCCCCCGATGTGATGCTCGCCAGCGGTGGCTTCGAAGGCAACCGCGAGATGCTGGCCAAGTACGTCGGTCCTAAGACACACGAGCTACACCTCATCGCCCCCGGTCTCAAGTACAACCAGGGCCAGGGACTCAACATGGCGCTGGAAGTCGGCGCCGACACGGCCGGGTCGTTTAGTGGCACCCACAGTGAGCTAGTTGACACGCGGGCGACGAAGCCCGACGCCGTGATCTGGGGGCACAACTACGGAATTGTGGTGAATGGTGACTGTGAACGGTTCTATGATGAGGGTAAACGTCACCTGTTTGCTACCTTCGAAATGATTGCCTTGGAACTGTGGCGCGACCACAACAACAAGGGTTTCTTCATAACAGACGCTATAACCATGGATCGATTCCGCCCCGGCTGGGTCTATGAATCTACAGACCAAGAGCCTATCAAGGCTAATACGGTCGCAGAGCTAGCAGAAAAACTCGGCGTCGAGGAAGCTAAACTATCCAAGACAATCACCGAGTACAATTCCGCCTGCAATGATAAGCCGCTGGATCTCATGAAGCTGGATCAGAAGGCTACGACTGGGCTCAAGGTCAACAAGTCCAACTGGGCGAATCCTCTGAACAATCCTCCGTTCTATGCGTTCCCAGTCACCGCTCAGCTTACCTTTACTTACGGTGGTGTGAAGGTGAACACGGACTCGCAGGTCTTGATGCCCAATGGGGGCCCTATACCGGGACTTTGGGCTACTGGTGAACTCACTGGTCTTTTCTATAATG AATATCCTCCAGCTACGTCGGTCTTGAGGTCGCTGACGTTCGGTCGACTGGCCGGCACTGCTATTGCTAACAAGCTATAG